The Lysobacter sp. genome includes a window with the following:
- a CDS encoding hotdog fold thioesterase codes for MSSLPCACGRTAAVGLGYPDAVTTPESPTPRLFRGTATVDDLNAMSRDTAMASLGIVFTEIGPDFVRGTMPVDARTHQPYGLLHGGASVLLAETLGSSAGNLCVAPGELCVGIEINANHVAAVREGRVTGTARPLHIGRRTQVWEIRIEDALGQLVCISRLTLAVIAQRS; via the coding sequence ATGTCCTCTCTCCCATGCGCCTGCGGCCGGACCGCCGCTGTCGGCCTCGGTTATCCTGATGCGGTGACCACACCCGAATCCCCCACGCCGCGCCTGTTTCGCGGCACAGCCACCGTCGACGATCTCAATGCGATGTCCCGCGACACCGCGATGGCATCGCTCGGCATCGTCTTCACCGAGATCGGCCCGGATTTCGTGCGCGGCACCATGCCGGTGGACGCGCGGACCCACCAACCCTATGGCCTGCTGCACGGCGGCGCTTCGGTACTGCTGGCGGAAACGCTCGGCAGCAGCGCGGGCAATCTGTGTGTCGCGCCCGGCGAGCTGTGCGTCGGCATCGAGATCAACGCCAACCATGTGGCTGCAGTACGCGAGGGTCGGGTCACCGGCACCGCGCGACCGCTGCATATCGGCCGTCGCACCCAGGTCTGGGAGATCCGGATCGAGGACGCGCTCGGCCAACTCGTCTGCATCTCGCGGCTGACCCTCGCCGTCATCGCGCAGCGCAGCTGA